In Microplitis demolitor isolate Queensland-Clemson2020A chromosome 10, iyMicDemo2.1a, whole genome shotgun sequence, the sequence taaaaaaaaattattgtcattacgTGGCGAAGCGTAGTGTTGTTTGACATCGCCTGCAGGTAACACCGGTTTGtgtaatcaatttaaatttgaatgacTGCGAGTAAAAGAATATAAACTCATTAATAATTggtaataaattcaatttatgagCAGCGAAAACAGTATTAGATTTGaatactgaataaaaaaatcaagtatgtaaaatattttttgtatttcacttttatataattatatacattttggattgaatactttgaaatttcaaatttttttttttattttggaggATAGAaattaagtgaaatttttttgttgtattaaaaaaaaattatttattaatttattttttttcataagatTTTCTCTATTAAGGTGTTTACAttaaaaagattatttaattgcaataaaaGCAAGAGAGAAAAGGTGACAATTCTGATTGCATGCAAAtacaaaaaatctaaatttaattgcacgcctcgaacgcgaagcggatgattttgaatttatatgagaaattatatgtatgtagaaaaatatttgacattattatttttctgttactttaatatttaattaacagaaaataatttttttcgctattaatcgtcacaaagatatagataaaaaatgcAACACGCGACCGATTACACGAATAACGATAACGAACATGAAAAACTAAGGACTTGTATAttcaatggaaaaattaaaagttctgATACAATTATTCAAGACTTATTCAAAGTAAAACTTCCCTCGAAttgggaaaaattaaatgatgaaaCAAAACGTAAGTTAATGCGTCAATGGGCCCGATATGCGTTTCCTAATTTACCTGAAACCTTAATGAGCATAACTGTAGGGTCAACTGTTGATGGAGACTCGGAAAAATCTATTGACGAAATACCTAAGTGGCTAGAtcgggaaaaattttcacgcGGTCAAAAATTTGctcaagataatttatttggcGTTTTTATTTCTACACTTTTGAGTCTGTTTGgtatttattcatttgaagATGGCTTAAAGCCATTGATTGCGACTGGAAAATCATCAGAACCTTATACAGCATATAAaaggtattttttaattattttaaaaaattttaattgatgatcAAATTAGTAAcatcagtaaattaaatttaagatacCTGTCCACTGTTGCACGGTTCAGAAATTGGTACACGAGCGATCCTTGGACAAAGGGTACAATAGCGTACAACGACATTAGAACAGTACGTCGAGTCCACACAATTGTACgtgataaattaaatgcaatGTCAAACGAAGACGTAGATAAAGCTGCGACAATTGAAAATCCGTGGTCGCCGAtgagaaatattttgttagaagattttcaatcagtatGTCCTGTATCTTTACATGGACAATGCCCTTTTTTAATGGGAGCTTTGGATTCCGTacgactaaaaaaaatgaatcaaggAGAAATGGCTTTGACTCAAGGTTCATTTGTTTGTTTAACTATTCTTTATCCAGAAGCTTTTGGTATCCATGATGCTACTGATGATGATCTTGATGCTTTTTGTCATTTGTGGAGAGGTATTGGATATCTTCTCGGTATCGAAGATGAGTAAGTTAATAGTATCTTATAGATCATGTGGAATCGATATTATGCTCGATGTCACCAGATGTATACTATCTTATGTAATCAATGCATGAAGAAAAACGCCATTAAATGTCCAAAGTTAGCGTCATgcactaataattataaaaatactttcttttactattattaaataagatttataCTTCACCCTATAGTAATGCGTGTTTGAGCAAAATTTTGGAGTAAGTACCTTGAGCAAGACTCCTCACTactagtgtctttttctacgtatgtCCCTTTTGGAAAATCGTGTATCAAGAAACCTATGTCAAGATTTGTATATGTCTTGCTCATGGTATCGTAcccaaaaatattaaagatatcttGAACACGGTGCAATGAAACAGAGTGTTTGACGCATTTCTTGCACCAGTAACTTACGGCAAGTACTTACGCATGGCTTactcaagatctgctcaagaCTCAAGGTCAATTTTGAGCCTAGAGTAaatcttgagcaagccatgcgcaactatttttaACCATAGTCTTCCTCCAGAATTGGGTTATAATCTGGCACGAATTTCTTGATCAAGACTTGCACTAGGCTTGCAATTTAAATCCGGTCACAAGTATCTGCAGcaaccctgcttaaaaaatccgatagattcttatagctgtatgtataaggccctatacttaactatagcacttctcatagaactcattcattcttataaaatttctataggaaTTTATGAGGATTTATtagattctatgagattttctaaacagggaagacacatacgtagaaaaagatATTAGCATCTATCAATCTTGAGAACAGACTTGCtcaagaattgaaaaagattattttatggGCATGAAATTACGTTGTTTAGTActattcacttaaaaaaactaaataataaagaagtcATCTTTATAATAGAAATATGTAAGGTTATAAAATTCAGCTGACGTTGCCTTGATCTATATAAGTGTACTGATTAACCCTTTAACGGCGAAGTCGGACAAAATAGTACGCACGGCGCCAAAGTGGccttttatttgttattttaatgttttcaacaattttattttattaattattttcaatattatcaattatttcaagttttaaaagaaatttaaattctactttttttttttttttttaatatgaatttctcataatttcttttctttttaaattcttatttttatgtacGGCACTGTTTGCCAAAGCTCACGGATACACACTAACGTAGATACACACCACCCGTTTGACAGGCCACAAAGTAGGGGAAACGCCCAGAAGCGTTAAAGGGTTAATTAAATACGCACGTGCGCAGTCTAGAGATTTCGGtcatattaaattcaaagcgACGTCATCAGAGAGATAAGTGATAAGATTTCTAaatgagttcctatttatgatttgaacgtctcatcaacatcttaaagaaatctataagaagttctcaagatgtcgaatgagccacctagcgaactcagtaagacgtctttaaaaagagttcttttttctgacttcgtGAATAAAACTTCAgtatgaatttaccatgacgtcTTTAAGGAGCTCCTtattttgacttcataaagaagttaaaaaagaatacatttaGACGTCAAAAAACTGACGTGTTATTTATGGAGTcttcaagaactctt encodes:
- the LOC103570462 gene encoding uncharacterized protein LOC103570462 isoform X2, whose protein sequence is MQHATDYTNNDNEHEKLRTCIFNGKIKSSDTIIQDLFKVKLPSNWEKLNDETKRSTVDGDSEKSIDEIPKWLDREKFSRGQKFAQDNLFGVFISTLLSLFGIYSFEDGLKPLIATGKSSEPYTAYKRYLSTVARFRNWYTSDPWTKGTIAYNDIRTVRRVHTIVRDKLNAMSNEDVDKAATIENPWSPMRNILLEDFQSVCPVSLHGQCPFLMGALDSVRLKKMNQGEMALTQGSFVCLTILYPEAFGIHDATDDDLDAFCHLWRGIGYLLGIEDEFNFFRGSFDDIKQRSADYLNEWVKPNLRGITSEWEHMIRCLMSGIQYYLPGMSYEIGLLYAMELMNINMPRLRSSLSYSDRIKHYFIKFIMNYACRFQQVKKYVNIFFDSCINRGLQFTDEKHAKLRVRSSKALNSAILNKHE
- the LOC103570462 gene encoding uncharacterized protein LOC103570462 isoform X1, translating into MQHATDYTNNDNEHEKLRTCIFNGKIKSSDTIIQDLFKVKLPSNWEKLNDETKRKLMRQWARYAFPNLPETLMSITVGSTVDGDSEKSIDEIPKWLDREKFSRGQKFAQDNLFGVFISTLLSLFGIYSFEDGLKPLIATGKSSEPYTAYKRYLSTVARFRNWYTSDPWTKGTIAYNDIRTVRRVHTIVRDKLNAMSNEDVDKAATIENPWSPMRNILLEDFQSVCPVSLHGQCPFLMGALDSVRLKKMNQGEMALTQGSFVCLTILYPEAFGIHDATDDDLDAFCHLWRGIGYLLGIEDEFNFFRGSFDDIKQRSADYLNEWVKPNLRGITSEWEHMIRCLMSGIQYYLPGMSYEIGLLYAMELMNINMPRLRSSLSYSDRIKHYFIKFIMNYACRFQQVKKYVNIFFDSCINRGLQFTDEKHAKLRVRSSKALNSAILNKHE